A stretch of the Lolium perenne isolate Kyuss_39 chromosome 3, Kyuss_2.0, whole genome shotgun sequence genome encodes the following:
- the LOC127344123 gene encoding beta-1,2-xylosyltransferease XAX1 yields the protein MSSTAYSRPSKLPGGAGERRLPPRLMRSFTGKIEPKKLGLGLLAGGCLALLTYVSLAKLFAIYSPVFASTANASGLLQNAPPGSSSAPQKEAVPPLEDTTFAGRKNDDPADPVDFPEEGPAVAVTEEPGLPEALVSKKEKEAPLPSERNPSEKDQDKSIGDAKMACDENGVDEGFPYARPAVCELSGDIRVSPKQKTMYLVNPSGAAAGFDEKGEKKVRPYARNDDFLLPAVVEVTVKSLPSAEAAPQCTKRHPVPAVVFSVAGYTDNFFHDNTDVMIPLFLTAGHLKGEVQLLITNYKPWWVQKYTPLLSKLSNYPVINFDEDAGVHCFTQGFLGMYRDRDLILSPHPTRNPRNVTMLDYNRFVRAAYGLRREQPAVLGEEPGMRPQMLIISRSGTRKLLNLDEVAAAATALGFNVTVAEAGADVPAFAALVNSADVLLAVHGAGLTNQIFLPTNAVVLQIVPWGNMNWQATNFYGQPARDMQLRYLEYFVDEEETSLKDKYPRDHVVFKDPKALHTQGWQVLAETIMKQDVKVNLTRFQPFLLQTIDKLQE from the exons ATGTCGTCGACGGCGTACTCGCGGCCGTCGAAGCTCCCGGGCGGGGCCGGCGAGCGGAGGCTGCCGCCGCGGCTCATGAGGAGCTTCACCGGCAAGATCGAGCCCAAGAAGCTCGGCCTCGGCCTCCTCGCCGGCGGATGCCTCGCGCTCCTCACCTACGTCTCCCTCGCCAAGCTCTTCGCCATCTACTCGCCTGTGTTCG CTAGCACGGCCAACGCGTCAGGCCTGCTGCAGAACGCGCCGCCGGGCTCGTCATCCGCTCCGCAGAAGGAGGCCGTTCCGCCGCTGGAAGACACAACATTTGCTGGCCGCAAGAACGACGACCCCGCGGATCCCGTCGATTTCCCGGAGGAGGGCCCGGCGGTCGCGGTCACCGAGGAGCCCGGCTTGCCGGAGGCGCTAGTCTCGAAAAAGGAGAAGGAGGCGCCGCTGCCCTCCGAGCGTAATCCAT CTGAGAAGGATCAGGACAAGAGCATTGGGGATGCCAAGATGGCGTGCGACGAGAACGGCGTCGACGAGGGCTTCCCGTACGCGCGGCCGGCGGTGTGCGAGCTGTCCGGCGACATCCGCGTCAGCCCCAAGCAGAAGACCATGTATCTCGTGAACCCgtccggcgccgccgccggctTCGACGAGAAGGGCGAGAAGAAGGTCCGCCCGTACGCCCGCAACGACGACTTCCTCCTCCCGGCCGTCGTGGAGGTCACCGTCAAGTCCCTCCCGTCCGCGGAGGCCGCGCCGCAGTGCACGAAGCGGCACCCCGTGCCCGCCGTGGTGTTCTCCGTCGCCGGATACACGGACAACTTCTTCCATGACAACACGGACGTGATGATCCCGCTCTTCCTCACGGCGGGCCACCTCAAGGGCGAGGTGCAGCTGCTCATCACCAACTACAAGCCGTGGTGGGTGCAGAAGTACACGCCGCTCCTCAGCAAGCTCTCCAACTACCCCGTCATCAACTTCGACGAGGACGCCGGCGTGCACTGCTTCACGCAGGGGTTCCTCGGCATGTACCGCGACCGCGACCTCATCCTCTCCCCGCACCCGACCCGCAACCCGCGCAACGTCACCATGCTCGACTACAACCGCTTTGTGCGCGCCGCATACGGGCTGCGCCGCGAGCAGCCCGCCGTGCTCGGGGAGGAGCCCGGGATGCGGCCGCAGATGCTCATCATCTCCCGCAGCGGCACGCGCAAGCTGCTCAACCTGGACGAGGTGGCCGCGGCCGCAACAGCCCTCGGGTTCAACGTGACGGTGGCCGAGGCCGGCGCGGACGTGCCGGCGTTCGCCGCGCTGGTGAACTCCGCGGACGTCCTCCTGGCGGTCCATGGTGCTGGCCTCACCAACCAGATCTTCCTGCCAACCAACGCCGTCGTGCTGCAGATCGTGCCTTGGGGGAACATGAACTGGCAGGCCACCAACTTCTACGGCCAGCCGGCGCGGGACATGCAGCTCCGGTACCTCGAGTACTTCGTCGACGAGGAGGAGACCAGCCTCAAGGACAAGTACCCCAGGGACCACGTCGTCTTCAAGGACCCCAAGGCGCTCCACACTCAGGGCTGGCAGGTGCTCGCCGAGACTATCATGAAGCAGGATGTCAAGGTCAACCTCACCAGGTTCCAGCCGTTCCTGCTGCAGACCATCGACAAGCTACAAGAGTAA
- the LOC127344124 gene encoding pentatricopeptide repeat-containing protein At1g33350, whose translation MSLPQHLAVGELLTALHGTGELLTALRGATCPSSAIRLYSLLRIRLRASDPPHCAGRAAVFALKPLSAAASLPLLSHFHGHLLRSNLLAHPHVASSLLRSYSLLSPAVARHLFDEIPPATCNTFVVNVMLSSLCRSSDLASARLFFDGIPDKDIVSWSTMLACYFSRGRVADGLAFFRAMTLTADLAADSAMVVAILTGCASAGLLPLFCRSIHGYIVRRRVPASMHLGTSLIDCYAKANRIDYASRVFARVPSRCVMHWTAMICGMTMHLQSEEAIRLFEEMCRRGVRPNAMTFTAVLRACGHAGLVEQGREFFKLMVEKYDIEPSIHHYGCMVDIFAKAGQLEGAYDVIKTMRLEPNLIIWTSLLVACKRFKNFDIAVEGIEKVLEMEISDENLGLYMLMSDLYAMGGRWDDVVKVRRLMEEHIVRKSRGLSPIKAGELRALTVPATT comes from the coding sequence ATGTCCCTTCCTCAACACCTCGCCGTCGGCGAACTCCTCACCGCCCTCCACGGCACCGGCGAGCTCCTCACGGCCCTCCGCGGCGCCACCTGCCCCTCCTCGGCCATCCGCCTGTACTCCCTCCTCCGCATCCGCCTCCGCGCCTCAGATCCTCCACATTGCGCCGGGCGCGCCGCCGTCTTCGCCCTCAAGcccctctccgccgccgcctccctccctCTCCTCTCCCACTTCCACGGGCACCTCCTCAGGTCCAACCTCCTCGCGCACCCGCACGTCGCATCCTCCCTCCTCCGCTCCTACTCGCTCCTCTCCCCCGCCGTCGCCCGCCACCTGTTCGATGAAATACCCCCCGCCACCTGCAACACGTTCGTCGTCAACGTCATGCTCTCCTCCCTCTGCCGGTCCTCCGACCTCGCCTCCGCGCGCCTGTTCTTCGACGGCATCCCCGACAAGGACATCGTCTCCTGGTCCACTATGCTGGCCTGCTATTTCTCCCGCGGCCGCGTAGCCGACGGCCTCGCCTTCTTCCGGGCCATGACGCTCACCGCCGACCTTGCTGCAGACTCTGCGATGGTCGTCGCTATCCTCACGGGCTGTGCGTCGGCTGGCTTGCTGCCGCTGTTCTGCAGGTCCATCCATGGGTATATTGTGCGGCGCCGCGTCCCAGCCAGTATGCACCTCGGGACGTCGCTCATTGACTGCTATGCGAAGGCAAACCGCATCGATTATGCTTCCCGCGTGTTTGCACGTGTGCCTTCCAGGTGCGTAATGCACTGGACTGCGATGATTTGCGGGATGACTATGCATCTGCAAAGCGAAGAAGCTATCCGGCTGTTTGAGGAGATGTGTCGGCGAGGAGTGCGCCCGAATGCGATGACATTCACAGCCGTGCTCAGGGCGTGTGGGCATGCTGGGCTGGTGGAGCAAGGGAGGGAGTTCTTTAAACTTATGGTTGAGAAGTATGACATTGAGCCAAGTATACATCACTATGGCTGCATGGTTGATATCTTTGCAAAGGCAGGGCAGCTGGAGGGTGCTTATGATGTCATCAAGACCATGAGACTGGAGCCAAATCTCATCATCTGGACCTCATTGCTAGTGGCGTGCAAGAGGTTTAAGAATTTTGACATTGCGGTGGAGGGAATAGAGAAAGTCCTCGAAATGGAGATATCTGATGAAAATCTTGGATTATACATGCTTATGTCTGACCTGTATGCTATGGGTGGGCGGTGGGATGATGTTGTAAAGGTTAGAAGATTGATGGAGGAACATATTGTGCGGAAGAGTAGAGGGTTGAGCCCCATCAAGGCAGGTGAACTGCGGGCCTTGACTGTTCCTGCAACCACTTGA
- the LOC127344121 gene encoding protein MICRORCHIDIA 6 isoform X1: MLFFHLQSLGIANRSIVSLMCTGTATPARDDGHRTAMDTRRDIKPFLPSIASQRGVPGFSICQAAPTPLGRSARVAAPQQAACVLNRASSEVPEDGRSCGRERVGPEGVTSYRPAPVSAVQISRKFWSAGDYEASSEKPAQPPRNVGNRMCVHPKFLHSNATSHKWPFGALAELLDNAVDEIKTGATRIVVDKIVDKRNGSPALLVQDDGGGMDPDSMRCCMSFGFSDKQSGTSIGQYGNGFKTSTMRLGADAIVFSRCMKSSGPTQSVGLLSYTFLAETGQKDVVVPVVDYKYNLLTGEAIPDGRHGAHQFRSNLSVMLKWSPFATEEELMENFSDIGPHGTKIIVFNLWSNDNGVLELDFDSREEDIMISGAPNPAETKNDVKRMNENHMANQLRYSLRVYTSVLYLQLPEYFKIVLRGQEVKRHSIASDLIYRQCISYTPQQLLRTKEGEVLTSIGFIKGAPTISVHGFNIYYRNRLILPFHRVLSSASSKGRAIVGVLEANFIKPTHDKQDFEKSQLYQKLITRLKDMTTEYWDLHSHLIGYQKMPRASSVSLTPPAMLPEQHTIAEPSGSNAVSSALSVAHGRHGTSDNPTSAIPIAFARPHPSVPARTRVPTSYCMPGTQIVQTGMTSSHHMAPNTDLAETRKRKNEDAIQMDSCKRQAAHNFEGNNQVYQYMTERDLNEFSHLKLENEQLREECLEFEMAEKELLLKEEKLRLEIQQAEAQYKSLLNEYISATPVRTQRRP, from the exons ATGTTGTTTTTCCATCTCCAATCTCTTGGTATCGCTAACCGATCCATCGTGTCACTCATGTGTACAGGAACCGCCACACCAGCCAGAGACGACGGACACCGCACCGCCATGGACACGCGGCGAGACATCAAGCCCTTCTTGCCCTCGATCGCCAGCCAGCGAGGCGTGCCCGGTTTTAGCATCTGCCAGGCGGCGCCGACGCCGTTGGGGCGCAGCGCGCGAGTCGCGGCACCGCAGCAGGCCGCCTGCGTGCTGAATCGAGCCTCGTCCGAGGTGCCGGAAGACGGCCGGAGTTGCGGCCGTGAGAGGGTCGGGCCCGAGGGCGTCACGAGCTATCGTCCCGCTCCCGTCTCCGCCGTGCAGATTAGCAGGAAGTTCTGGAGCGCCGGCGACTACGAAGCATCCAGCGAGAAGCCCGCGCAACCGCCTCGAA ATGTGGGAAATCGCATGTGCGTCCATCCCAAATTCCTCCACTCGAATGCGACCTCGCATAAATGGCCTTTCGGAG CCCTGGCAGAGTTACTCGATAATGCGGTCGAcgag ATAAAAACTGGTGCTACTAGAATCGTGGTAGACAAAATCGTTGACAAGCGGAACGGGTCGCCAGCTTTACTTGTTCAAG ATGACGGTGGAGGCATGGATCCTGACTCCATGAGGTGTTGCATGAGCTTCGGGTTTTCTGATAAGCAATCAGGAACTTCAATTGGACAAT ATGGCAACGGATTCAAGACTAGCACAATGCGGCTAGGGGCAGATGCTATCGTCTTCAGTCGCTGCATGAAGAGCAG CGGACCTACACAATCAGTTGGTCTTCTCTCTTACACTTTCTTGGCGGAAACGGGTCAAAAGGATGTCGTAGTTCCTGTG GTCGACTACAAGTACAATTTATTGACAGGGGAAGCTATACCAGATGGGCGACATGGCGCACATCAGTTCCGCTCAAATCTTTCAGTGATGTTAAAATGGTCCCCTTTTGCAACAGAAGAAGAGCTTATGGAAAAC TTCAGTGACATTGGTCCACATGGCACAAAGATTATAGTGTTCAATCTGTGGTCTAATGACAATGGTGTTCTCGAGCTCGATTTTGACTCCAGGGAGGAA GATATTATGATTAGTGGTGCGCCAAATCCGGCAGAAACAAAAAATGATGTCAAGAGAATGAACGAAAACCATATGGCAAATCAACTGCGCTATTCTCTTAGG GTGTACACTTCTGTCTTATATTTGCAGTTGCCCGAGTACTTCAAGATCGTTCTTCGGGGACAAGAAGTGAAGCGCCACAGCATTGCCTCTGACCTCATATATCGGCAATGTATTAGTTATACGCCTCAACAACTCTTGAGaacaaaggag GGTGAGGTTCTTACGAGTATCGGATTCATAAAAGGTGCCCCAACAATCAGTGTGCATGGATTTAATATCTACTACAGGAATCGCCTTATATTG CCTTTTCATCGAGTTTTGAGTTCCGCGAGTAGTAAAGGCAGAGCCATCGTCGGGGTCCTAGAGGCGAACTTTATCAAACCTACTCATGACAAGCAGGACTTTGAGAAGTCGCAGCTCTATCAGAAGCTGATCACCCGCCTGAAAGATATGACAACTGAGTACTG GGATTTGCACAGTCACCTGATTGGATACCAGAAAATGCCCCGTGCATCTTCTGTTTCCCTCACCCCTCCTGCAATGCTTCCAGAACAACACACCATCGCTGAACCATCCGGGAGCAATGCGGTTTCTTCTGCTCTCTCGGTGGCGCATGGGAGACACGGCACAAGCGATAACCCCACAAGTGCTATTCCTATAGCTTTTGCTCGTCCTCATCCATCGGTGCCTGCCAGAACCAGAGTGCCCACATCCTACTGCATGCCAGGTACACAGATTGTACAGACCGGCATGACAAGTTCGCATCATATGGCACCCAACACTGATTTAGCAGagacaagaaagaggaaaaacgAGGACGCTATTCAGATGGATTCATGCAAGAGGCAGGCTGCACACAATTTTGAGGGCAATAATCAG GTCTACCAATATATGACAGAACGAGATCTGAATGAATTTTCCCATTTGAAGCTAGAGAATGAACAGCTCCGCGAAGA GTGCTTGGAATTCGAGATGGCCGAGAAGGAGCTTTTACTCAAG GAAGAGAAGTTAAGGCTCGAAATTCAGCAGGCGGAGGCACAATACAAGAGCTTGCTGAACGAATACATTTCGGCTACTCCCGTGAGGACACAGAGACGGCCTTGA
- the LOC127344121 gene encoding protein MICRORCHIDIA 6 isoform X2 encodes MDTRRDIKPFLPSIASQRGVPGFSICQAAPTPLGRSARVAAPQQAACVLNRASSEVPEDGRSCGRERVGPEGVTSYRPAPVSAVQISRKFWSAGDYEASSEKPAQPPRNVGNRMCVHPKFLHSNATSHKWPFGALAELLDNAVDEIKTGATRIVVDKIVDKRNGSPALLVQDDGGGMDPDSMRCCMSFGFSDKQSGTSIGQYGNGFKTSTMRLGADAIVFSRCMKSSGPTQSVGLLSYTFLAETGQKDVVVPVVDYKYNLLTGEAIPDGRHGAHQFRSNLSVMLKWSPFATEEELMENFSDIGPHGTKIIVFNLWSNDNGVLELDFDSREEDIMISGAPNPAETKNDVKRMNENHMANQLRYSLRVYTSVLYLQLPEYFKIVLRGQEVKRHSIASDLIYRQCISYTPQQLLRTKEGEVLTSIGFIKGAPTISVHGFNIYYRNRLILPFHRVLSSASSKGRAIVGVLEANFIKPTHDKQDFEKSQLYQKLITRLKDMTTEYWDLHSHLIGYQKMPRASSVSLTPPAMLPEQHTIAEPSGSNAVSSALSVAHGRHGTSDNPTSAIPIAFARPHPSVPARTRVPTSYCMPGTQIVQTGMTSSHHMAPNTDLAETRKRKNEDAIQMDSCKRQAAHNFEGNNQVYQYMTERDLNEFSHLKLENEQLREECLEFEMAEKELLLKEEKLRLEIQQAEAQYKSLLNEYISATPVRTQRRP; translated from the exons ATGGACACGCGGCGAGACATCAAGCCCTTCTTGCCCTCGATCGCCAGCCAGCGAGGCGTGCCCGGTTTTAGCATCTGCCAGGCGGCGCCGACGCCGTTGGGGCGCAGCGCGCGAGTCGCGGCACCGCAGCAGGCCGCCTGCGTGCTGAATCGAGCCTCGTCCGAGGTGCCGGAAGACGGCCGGAGTTGCGGCCGTGAGAGGGTCGGGCCCGAGGGCGTCACGAGCTATCGTCCCGCTCCCGTCTCCGCCGTGCAGATTAGCAGGAAGTTCTGGAGCGCCGGCGACTACGAAGCATCCAGCGAGAAGCCCGCGCAACCGCCTCGAA ATGTGGGAAATCGCATGTGCGTCCATCCCAAATTCCTCCACTCGAATGCGACCTCGCATAAATGGCCTTTCGGAG CCCTGGCAGAGTTACTCGATAATGCGGTCGAcgag ATAAAAACTGGTGCTACTAGAATCGTGGTAGACAAAATCGTTGACAAGCGGAACGGGTCGCCAGCTTTACTTGTTCAAG ATGACGGTGGAGGCATGGATCCTGACTCCATGAGGTGTTGCATGAGCTTCGGGTTTTCTGATAAGCAATCAGGAACTTCAATTGGACAAT ATGGCAACGGATTCAAGACTAGCACAATGCGGCTAGGGGCAGATGCTATCGTCTTCAGTCGCTGCATGAAGAGCAG CGGACCTACACAATCAGTTGGTCTTCTCTCTTACACTTTCTTGGCGGAAACGGGTCAAAAGGATGTCGTAGTTCCTGTG GTCGACTACAAGTACAATTTATTGACAGGGGAAGCTATACCAGATGGGCGACATGGCGCACATCAGTTCCGCTCAAATCTTTCAGTGATGTTAAAATGGTCCCCTTTTGCAACAGAAGAAGAGCTTATGGAAAAC TTCAGTGACATTGGTCCACATGGCACAAAGATTATAGTGTTCAATCTGTGGTCTAATGACAATGGTGTTCTCGAGCTCGATTTTGACTCCAGGGAGGAA GATATTATGATTAGTGGTGCGCCAAATCCGGCAGAAACAAAAAATGATGTCAAGAGAATGAACGAAAACCATATGGCAAATCAACTGCGCTATTCTCTTAGG GTGTACACTTCTGTCTTATATTTGCAGTTGCCCGAGTACTTCAAGATCGTTCTTCGGGGACAAGAAGTGAAGCGCCACAGCATTGCCTCTGACCTCATATATCGGCAATGTATTAGTTATACGCCTCAACAACTCTTGAGaacaaaggag GGTGAGGTTCTTACGAGTATCGGATTCATAAAAGGTGCCCCAACAATCAGTGTGCATGGATTTAATATCTACTACAGGAATCGCCTTATATTG CCTTTTCATCGAGTTTTGAGTTCCGCGAGTAGTAAAGGCAGAGCCATCGTCGGGGTCCTAGAGGCGAACTTTATCAAACCTACTCATGACAAGCAGGACTTTGAGAAGTCGCAGCTCTATCAGAAGCTGATCACCCGCCTGAAAGATATGACAACTGAGTACTG GGATTTGCACAGTCACCTGATTGGATACCAGAAAATGCCCCGTGCATCTTCTGTTTCCCTCACCCCTCCTGCAATGCTTCCAGAACAACACACCATCGCTGAACCATCCGGGAGCAATGCGGTTTCTTCTGCTCTCTCGGTGGCGCATGGGAGACACGGCACAAGCGATAACCCCACAAGTGCTATTCCTATAGCTTTTGCTCGTCCTCATCCATCGGTGCCTGCCAGAACCAGAGTGCCCACATCCTACTGCATGCCAGGTACACAGATTGTACAGACCGGCATGACAAGTTCGCATCATATGGCACCCAACACTGATTTAGCAGagacaagaaagaggaaaaacgAGGACGCTATTCAGATGGATTCATGCAAGAGGCAGGCTGCACACAATTTTGAGGGCAATAATCAG GTCTACCAATATATGACAGAACGAGATCTGAATGAATTTTCCCATTTGAAGCTAGAGAATGAACAGCTCCGCGAAGA GTGCTTGGAATTCGAGATGGCCGAGAAGGAGCTTTTACTCAAG GAAGAGAAGTTAAGGCTCGAAATTCAGCAGGCGGAGGCACAATACAAGAGCTTGCTGAACGAATACATTTCGGCTACTCCCGTGAGGACACAGAGACGGCCTTGA
- the LOC127344122 gene encoding uncharacterized protein: protein MELATHDLAALGAGDLIRVSATIPRAAPRTFALLTACLVFPLSFAVLAHSLFTHPILLRLKASAYTAGAGQWVTLFAYQFLYLIFLFTFSLLSTAAAVFTVASLYAAKPASIAASLSALPTILPRLLRTFLWVSLLMLAYHALFVLTLLLLLTAYAPDPARSTLMALSFLFFALLFVFGFLAVHVYISALWHLASVLSVLEPVCGLAAMSKSRQLLKGRTRTAAVLVVSYFAACGVTAGLFHSAVVKGRGEEGSLGLTLPVKILVGAVMVSLLVIVNLLGLLVQSVFYYACKAYHNQEIDRTALYEHLGGYLGEYVPLKSNVQMENL from the coding sequence ATGGAGCTGGCCACGCACGACCTGGCCGCGCTGGGCGCCGGCGACCTAATCCGGGTCTCCGCCACGATCCCGCGCGCCGCGCCGCGCACCTTCGCGCTGCTCACGGCCTGCCTCGTCTTCCCGCTCTCCTTCGCGGTCCTCGCGCACTCCCTCTTCACCCACCCCATCCTGCTCCGCCTCAAGGCCTCCGCCTACACCGCCGGCGCCGGGCAGTGGGTGACCCTCTTCGCCTACCAGTTCCTctacctcatcttcctcttcaccttctcgctcctctccaccgccgccgccgtcttcaCCGTCGCCTCGCTCTACGCCGCCAAGCCGGCCTCCATCGCCGCCTCGCTCTCGGCTCTCCCCACCATCCTCCCGCGCCTCCTCCGGACCTTCCTCTGGGTCTCGCTCCTCATGCTCGCCTACCACGCCCTCTTCGTcctcaccctcctcctcctcctcaccgcCTACGCGCCCGACCCCGCCCGCTCCACGCTCATggccctctccttcctcttcttcgcccTCCTCTTCGTCTTCGGCTTCCTCGCCGTCCACGTCTACATCTCCGCGCTCTGGCACCTCGCCAGCGTCCTCTCCGTGCTCGAGCCCGTCTGCGGCCTCGCCGCCATGTCCAAGAGCAGGCAGCTCCTCAAGGGCCGCACCCGCACCGCCGCCGTGCTCGTTGTCTCCTACTTCGCCGCCTGCGGCGTCACAGCCGGTCTCTTCCATTCAGCCGTCGTCAAGGGCCGGGGCGAGGAGGGCAGCCTCGGCCTCACCTTGCCTGTCAAGATACTTGTCGGCGCAGTGATGGTCTCGCTTCTCGTCATTGTCAATCTGCTGGGTCTCCTAGTGCAGAGCGTATTCTACTACGCCTGCAAGGCCTACCACAACCAGGAGATCGACAGGACCGCGCTCTACGAGCACCTCGGCGGATACCTTGGCGAGTATGTGCCGCTCAAGAGCAACGTCCAGATGGAGAACCTCTGA